In Sphingomonas sp. PAMC26645, one DNA window encodes the following:
- a CDS encoding TM2 domain-containing protein encodes MRGQVLGVDPRTGEGLVAGQDGQRYRFAREDWAHRGEPAIGLEVDFEAANDRALSVFPMPTAPGPRRAVPPETLPTNDRNKYVAAVMAFVIGTLGIHRFYLGRTGSGIVMLVLTITVVGLVISAPWALIDMIRYLMMSDEEFAARYPRKR; translated from the coding sequence ATGCGCGGACAGGTTTTAGGCGTCGATCCCCGCACGGGCGAAGGGCTCGTCGCAGGACAGGACGGACAACGTTACCGGTTCGCGCGCGAGGACTGGGCGCACCGCGGCGAACCCGCGATCGGTCTTGAAGTCGATTTCGAGGCTGCCAACGATCGCGCGCTCAGCGTCTTCCCGATGCCGACTGCGCCGGGCCCGAGGCGCGCCGTGCCGCCCGAGACACTCCCGACCAACGATCGCAACAAATACGTCGCGGCGGTGATGGCGTTCGTGATCGGCACGCTGGGCATCCACCGTTTCTACCTCGGCCGGACCGGCTCCGGGATCGTCATGCTGGTGCTCACCATCACGGTGGTCGGTCTGGTCATCAGCGCGCCTTGGGCGCTGATCGACATGATCCGCTACCTGATGATGTCCGACGAGGAATTCGCCGCGCGCTATCCGCGAAAGCGGTGA